One Castanea sativa cultivar Marrone di Chiusa Pesio chromosome 4, ASM4071231v1 DNA window includes the following coding sequences:
- the LOC142631361 gene encoding F-box protein At5g39450 isoform X2, with protein sequence MLSEPCGSSLLLSLPYDIFAIVSWSLTPRDLCNLSLCCRSLYALMATEKVWLTRCEMMGILSHRDLIEWRKGVSSYKALCRFLICVEPLIGIWVHQNPELGNVVYVMPGFISVVGCRIIPQELGPLGIEEGPILWAPVFEVVGNSDGSAAFFLHGRDKGRDFFYPGSVKPVERTCNVLLLEVETRQQENEDELLHSKSFAHLLDKDLRKVCRSNSGISRSQRVLGQNEVKVPFSRLSFCDRRKLLHVVTTQVRQKVPEWANGPLFPRLRDHEENFQKDLVLLLERRSLLMHMYKHGGCQIDWKASPELSTDPTQMELSQIRKSLDHPSGFCIPHSDDDSHTQCTKRKGLGGYFRDSLKHILGKSSSTNGSDAISKSGSSSSENKHAQLHEFLRSDDTIRLALHAATVKLSSYRAWPNMHESRFALYKLPMRVPTADHDYAGLWGGTFGWPPGRPSKDKPGKALFFLLLSYEESKGQRNLIATKILEGTHYVLHPNGSAMFIVNIDEPSLDPFPFETDADSLPVNLKHAFIGEGIANGYGFRYPGAKPGSLFVFQNGLLAFIWKESRAILTLQRLNLQELLKKGERVPPLPPIANFSYLTKSYSNVFAGFPNNSTCLSSPRFPQCNDIRTSHLQQNMP encoded by the coding sequence ATGTTGTCTGAACCCTGTGGGTCCAGCTTGCTTCTATCTCTGCCTTATGATATATTTGCCATAGTTTCCTGGTCCCTCACCCCGAGGGACCTATGTAATCTCAGTTTATGTTGCCGGAGTCTGTATGCCCTCATGGCCACTGAAAAGGTCTGGCTTACACGTTGTGAAATGATGGGCATCTTGTCCCATAGAGACCTCATTGAGTGGCGAAAGGGGGTGTCGTCTTACAAGGCGCTTTGCCGCTTCCTCATTTGTGTTGAGCCATTGATTGGAATTTGGGTTCACCAGAACCCTGAGCTTGGCAACGTAGTCTATGTCATGCCCGGTTTTATTTCAGTTGTTGGATGCCGGATAATCCCCCAAGAGCTTGGTCCACTAGGCATAGAAGAAGGCCCCATCCTATGGGCACCTGTCTTTGAAGTTGTTGGTAATTCTGATGGTTCCGCCGCATTTTTTCTACATGGAAGAGACAAGGGACGTGACTTCTTTTATCCTGGTTCAGTCAAGCCTGTGGAGAGGACTTGTAATGTGCTATTGCTCGAGGTTGAGACTCGTCAACAGGAAAACGAGGATGAATTGTTGCATAGTAAGAGCTTTGCTCACCTTTTAGATAAGGATCTAAGAAAAGTTTGTAGGTCGAATAGTGGAATTTCAAGGTCTCAAAGGGTGCTTGGACAGAATGAGGTGAAGGTGCCATTCAGTCGACTGTCCTTTTGTGATAGAAGAAAGTTGTTGCATGTTGTTACCACCCAAGTTCGACAAAAGGTTCCTGAGTGGGCAAACGGGCCACTATTTCCACGGTTAAGGGATCATGAAGAGAACTTTCAGAAGGATCTGGTGCTCTTATTGGAACGGAGATCTCTGCTTATGCATATGTATAAGCATGGTGGTTGTCAAATTGATTGGAAGGCAAGTCCAGAACTGTCAACTGATCCTACCCAAATGGAATTGAGCCAGATTAGAAAGAGTCTTGATCATCCAAGTGGCTTTTGCATTCCCCATAGTGATGATGATAGTCATACACAATGCACCAAGAGAAAAGGTCTTGGTGGATACTTTAGGGATAGCCTTAAACATATCCTGGGGAAGTCTAGCTCAACAAATGGTAGCGATGCAATTTCAAAGAGTGGTTCTTCAAGCAGTGAGAATAAGCACGCACAGCTTCATGAGTTTTTGAGGTCAGATGATACAATTAGACTTGCATTGCATGCAGCCACTGTTAAACTATCTTCTTATCGAGCATGGCCAAACATGCATGAAAGTCGGTTTGCCCTTTACAAGTTGCCCATGCGGGTCCCAACAGCTGACCACGACTATGCTGGTTTGTGGGGAGGGACATTTGGTTGGCCTCCTGGGAGGCCTAGTAAAGACAAGCCTGGTAAagctctcttctttcttctgcTCTCCTATGAGGAGTCCAAAGGGCAGCGAAATCTTATTGCGACCAAAATTTTGGAAGGCACCCACTATGTTCTGCATCCTAATGGTTCAGCAATGTTTATAGTGAATATAGATGAACCTTCGCTGGATCCATTTCCATTTGAAACTGATGCAGATTCTCTTCCTGTGAATTTAAAGCATGCTTTTATAGGAGAGGGCATTGCAAATGGCTATGGATTTAGATATCCTGGCGCAAAGCCTGGTTCcctctttgtttttcaaaatggTCTTCTTGCCTTTATTTGGAAAGAATCCAGGGCAATCTTGACCTTGCAGAGACTTAACTTGCAAGAGTTACTTAAGAAAGGTGAACGAGTGCCTCCACTACCTCCAATTGCCAACTTTTCATATTTGACCAAGTCCTACTCAAACGTGTTTGCAGGCTTCCCAAACAACTCAACTTGTTTGTCTTCACCAAG
- the LOC142631361 gene encoding F-box protein At5g39450 isoform X3, with protein MLSEPCGSSLLLSLPYDIFAIVSWSLTPRDLCNLSLCCRSLYALMATEKVWLTRCEMMGILSHRDLIEWRKGVSSYKALCRFLICVEPLIGIWVHQNPELGNVVYVMPGFISVVGCRIIPQELGPLGIEEGPILWAPVFEVVGNSDGSAAFFLHGRDKGRDFFYPGSVKPVERTCNVLLLEVETRQQENEDELLHSKSFAHLLDKDLRKVCRSNSGISRSQRVLGQNEVKVPFSRLSFCDRRKLLHVVTTQVRQKVPEWANGPLFPRLRDHEENFQKDLVLLLERRSLLMHMYKHGGCQIDWKASPELSTDPTQMELSQIRKSLDHPSGFCIPHSDDDSHTQCTKRKGLGGYFRDSLKHILGKSSSTNGSDAISKSGSSSSENKHAQLHEFLRSDDTIRLALHAATVKLSSYRAWPNMHESRFALYKLPMRVPTADHDYAGLWGGTFGWPPGRPSKDKPGKALFFLLLSYEESKGQRNLIATKILEGTHYVLHPNGSAMFIVNIDEPSLDPFPFETDADSLPVNLKHAFIGEGIANGYGFRYPGAKPGSLFVFQNGLLAFIWKESRAILTLQRLNLQELLKKGERVPPLPPIANFSYLTKSYSNVFAGFPNNSTCLSSPRTFKEISS; from the coding sequence ATGTTGTCTGAACCCTGTGGGTCCAGCTTGCTTCTATCTCTGCCTTATGATATATTTGCCATAGTTTCCTGGTCCCTCACCCCGAGGGACCTATGTAATCTCAGTTTATGTTGCCGGAGTCTGTATGCCCTCATGGCCACTGAAAAGGTCTGGCTTACACGTTGTGAAATGATGGGCATCTTGTCCCATAGAGACCTCATTGAGTGGCGAAAGGGGGTGTCGTCTTACAAGGCGCTTTGCCGCTTCCTCATTTGTGTTGAGCCATTGATTGGAATTTGGGTTCACCAGAACCCTGAGCTTGGCAACGTAGTCTATGTCATGCCCGGTTTTATTTCAGTTGTTGGATGCCGGATAATCCCCCAAGAGCTTGGTCCACTAGGCATAGAAGAAGGCCCCATCCTATGGGCACCTGTCTTTGAAGTTGTTGGTAATTCTGATGGTTCCGCCGCATTTTTTCTACATGGAAGAGACAAGGGACGTGACTTCTTTTATCCTGGTTCAGTCAAGCCTGTGGAGAGGACTTGTAATGTGCTATTGCTCGAGGTTGAGACTCGTCAACAGGAAAACGAGGATGAATTGTTGCATAGTAAGAGCTTTGCTCACCTTTTAGATAAGGATCTAAGAAAAGTTTGTAGGTCGAATAGTGGAATTTCAAGGTCTCAAAGGGTGCTTGGACAGAATGAGGTGAAGGTGCCATTCAGTCGACTGTCCTTTTGTGATAGAAGAAAGTTGTTGCATGTTGTTACCACCCAAGTTCGACAAAAGGTTCCTGAGTGGGCAAACGGGCCACTATTTCCACGGTTAAGGGATCATGAAGAGAACTTTCAGAAGGATCTGGTGCTCTTATTGGAACGGAGATCTCTGCTTATGCATATGTATAAGCATGGTGGTTGTCAAATTGATTGGAAGGCAAGTCCAGAACTGTCAACTGATCCTACCCAAATGGAATTGAGCCAGATTAGAAAGAGTCTTGATCATCCAAGTGGCTTTTGCATTCCCCATAGTGATGATGATAGTCATACACAATGCACCAAGAGAAAAGGTCTTGGTGGATACTTTAGGGATAGCCTTAAACATATCCTGGGGAAGTCTAGCTCAACAAATGGTAGCGATGCAATTTCAAAGAGTGGTTCTTCAAGCAGTGAGAATAAGCACGCACAGCTTCATGAGTTTTTGAGGTCAGATGATACAATTAGACTTGCATTGCATGCAGCCACTGTTAAACTATCTTCTTATCGAGCATGGCCAAACATGCATGAAAGTCGGTTTGCCCTTTACAAGTTGCCCATGCGGGTCCCAACAGCTGACCACGACTATGCTGGTTTGTGGGGAGGGACATTTGGTTGGCCTCCTGGGAGGCCTAGTAAAGACAAGCCTGGTAAagctctcttctttcttctgcTCTCCTATGAGGAGTCCAAAGGGCAGCGAAATCTTATTGCGACCAAAATTTTGGAAGGCACCCACTATGTTCTGCATCCTAATGGTTCAGCAATGTTTATAGTGAATATAGATGAACCTTCGCTGGATCCATTTCCATTTGAAACTGATGCAGATTCTCTTCCTGTGAATTTAAAGCATGCTTTTATAGGAGAGGGCATTGCAAATGGCTATGGATTTAGATATCCTGGCGCAAAGCCTGGTTCcctctttgtttttcaaaatggTCTTCTTGCCTTTATTTGGAAAGAATCCAGGGCAATCTTGACCTTGCAGAGACTTAACTTGCAAGAGTTACTTAAGAAAGGTGAACGAGTGCCTCCACTACCTCCAATTGCCAACTTTTCATATTTGACCAAGTCCTACTCAAACGTGTTTGCAGGCTTCCCAAACAACTCAACTTGTTTGTCTTCACCAAG
- the LOC142631361 gene encoding F-box protein At5g39450 isoform X1 has protein sequence MLSEPCGSSLLLSLPYDIFAIVSWSLTPRDLCNLSLCCRSLYALMATEKVWLTRCEMMGILSHRDLIEWRKGVSSYKALCRFLICVEPLIGIWVHQNPELGNVVYVMPGFISVVGCRIIPQELGPLGIEEGPILWAPVFEVVGNSDGSAAFFLHGRDKGRDFFYPGSVKPVERTCNVLLLEVETRQQENEDELLHSKSFAHLLDKDLRKVCRSNSGISRSQRVLGQNEVKVPFSRLSFCDRRKLLHVVTTQVRQKVPEWANGPLFPRLRDHEENFQKDLVLLLERRSLLMHMYKHGGCQIDWKASPELSTDPTQMELSQIRKSLDHPSGFCIPHSDDDSHTQCTKRKGLGGYFRDSLKHILGKSSSTNGSDAISKSGSSSSENKHAQLHEFLRSDDTIRLALHAATVKLSSYRAWPNMHESRFALYKLPMRVPTADHDYAGLWGGTFGWPPGRPSKDKPGKALFFLLLSYEESKGQRNLIATKILEGTHYVLHPNGSAMFIVNIDEPSLDPFPFETDADSLPVNLKHAFIGEGIANGYGFRYPGAKPGSLFVFQNGLLAFIWKESRAILTLQRLNLQELLKKGERVPPLPPIANFSYLTKSYSNVFAGFPNNSTCLSSPRLPLASIDRSMTLDLPYSSNH, from the coding sequence ATGTTGTCTGAACCCTGTGGGTCCAGCTTGCTTCTATCTCTGCCTTATGATATATTTGCCATAGTTTCCTGGTCCCTCACCCCGAGGGACCTATGTAATCTCAGTTTATGTTGCCGGAGTCTGTATGCCCTCATGGCCACTGAAAAGGTCTGGCTTACACGTTGTGAAATGATGGGCATCTTGTCCCATAGAGACCTCATTGAGTGGCGAAAGGGGGTGTCGTCTTACAAGGCGCTTTGCCGCTTCCTCATTTGTGTTGAGCCATTGATTGGAATTTGGGTTCACCAGAACCCTGAGCTTGGCAACGTAGTCTATGTCATGCCCGGTTTTATTTCAGTTGTTGGATGCCGGATAATCCCCCAAGAGCTTGGTCCACTAGGCATAGAAGAAGGCCCCATCCTATGGGCACCTGTCTTTGAAGTTGTTGGTAATTCTGATGGTTCCGCCGCATTTTTTCTACATGGAAGAGACAAGGGACGTGACTTCTTTTATCCTGGTTCAGTCAAGCCTGTGGAGAGGACTTGTAATGTGCTATTGCTCGAGGTTGAGACTCGTCAACAGGAAAACGAGGATGAATTGTTGCATAGTAAGAGCTTTGCTCACCTTTTAGATAAGGATCTAAGAAAAGTTTGTAGGTCGAATAGTGGAATTTCAAGGTCTCAAAGGGTGCTTGGACAGAATGAGGTGAAGGTGCCATTCAGTCGACTGTCCTTTTGTGATAGAAGAAAGTTGTTGCATGTTGTTACCACCCAAGTTCGACAAAAGGTTCCTGAGTGGGCAAACGGGCCACTATTTCCACGGTTAAGGGATCATGAAGAGAACTTTCAGAAGGATCTGGTGCTCTTATTGGAACGGAGATCTCTGCTTATGCATATGTATAAGCATGGTGGTTGTCAAATTGATTGGAAGGCAAGTCCAGAACTGTCAACTGATCCTACCCAAATGGAATTGAGCCAGATTAGAAAGAGTCTTGATCATCCAAGTGGCTTTTGCATTCCCCATAGTGATGATGATAGTCATACACAATGCACCAAGAGAAAAGGTCTTGGTGGATACTTTAGGGATAGCCTTAAACATATCCTGGGGAAGTCTAGCTCAACAAATGGTAGCGATGCAATTTCAAAGAGTGGTTCTTCAAGCAGTGAGAATAAGCACGCACAGCTTCATGAGTTTTTGAGGTCAGATGATACAATTAGACTTGCATTGCATGCAGCCACTGTTAAACTATCTTCTTATCGAGCATGGCCAAACATGCATGAAAGTCGGTTTGCCCTTTACAAGTTGCCCATGCGGGTCCCAACAGCTGACCACGACTATGCTGGTTTGTGGGGAGGGACATTTGGTTGGCCTCCTGGGAGGCCTAGTAAAGACAAGCCTGGTAAagctctcttctttcttctgcTCTCCTATGAGGAGTCCAAAGGGCAGCGAAATCTTATTGCGACCAAAATTTTGGAAGGCACCCACTATGTTCTGCATCCTAATGGTTCAGCAATGTTTATAGTGAATATAGATGAACCTTCGCTGGATCCATTTCCATTTGAAACTGATGCAGATTCTCTTCCTGTGAATTTAAAGCATGCTTTTATAGGAGAGGGCATTGCAAATGGCTATGGATTTAGATATCCTGGCGCAAAGCCTGGTTCcctctttgtttttcaaaatggTCTTCTTGCCTTTATTTGGAAAGAATCCAGGGCAATCTTGACCTTGCAGAGACTTAACTTGCAAGAGTTACTTAAGAAAGGTGAACGAGTGCCTCCACTACCTCCAATTGCCAACTTTTCATATTTGACCAAGTCCTACTCAAACGTGTTTGCAGGCTTCCCAAACAACTCAACTTGTTTGTCTTCACCAAG